CATCGGGGGCTCCCTTGGTAAAGGATTGGATTGAGCCATCTATATGGTGAAAGGTGGTCATCATTTTGCGGGCGGAATCAAAAGGGATTTCGGCTAGCCGGGGGTAGGTCTTCTCCACCTCCTCCCTTATCAAACCCGCTTTGGCTGCTACCACTACCAGGGCTCCCTCCGTGGGATCGCCGATTACGCGGTAACCCTTCTCTGTTGCCTCTAACCGGGCGTCACTGTTTAACAACCCGCCCAGGAGCATTAATTCCAGGTTCCGATCAGTTAAAGGAGCAATTTCATTTCCCTGCTGGTTCAGAAACCGGCCGTCAGGCTGGTAACCAGTACCAGTTACCTGCAGGAAGTTGCCGGCAGTATAAATCTGGGTAACAGTCATTTCATTTTTGGTAAGGGTACCTGTCTTGTCAGAACAAATAACAGTTGCAGTGCCCAGGGTCTCTACCGCCGGCAGTTTTCTAATAACAGCCTGCCGCTGGCTCATCCTGGTAACGCCCAGGGCGAGCACAATGGTCACTACGGCGGGCAGGCCTTCCGGAACTGCTGCTACTGCCAGGCTGATGGCTGTCATAAACATTTCCAGAACATCTTCGCCCCGCCACAACCCGGTGGCAAACACCAGGGCCACGATGAATCCTGCAGCCATTCCCAAAGTTTTACCAAGTTCATTCAACCGCCGCTGCAGCGGTGTAGGCTCCAGCGGCGTTTCCTGAAGCAGTTGCGCGATCCGACCCAGTTGGGTGTTCATCCCTGTTTCCACCACCAGGGCCTTGCCGCGTCCGCTGGTAATAATAGTACCCATAAAGAGCATGTTTTTCCGATCGCCCACCGGGACTTCACCGGCCGCTATCATGGCAGGGTCCTTTTCTACCGGTACCGACTCGCCCGTTAAGGCGGCTTCGTTTGCCCGTAGGGAAGCCGCCTCGATCAGCCTGGCATCAGCCGGTACAGAATCTCCTGCATCTAATAATACTATATCACCAGGGACCAGTTCGCCTGCGTCAACCTGCGTTACCATTCCGTTCCGGATCACTTTGGCTGCAGGTTTGGTCATCTCCTTTAAAGCTTTAAGGGCCTGTTCAGCTTTATTCTCTTGATACACGCCCAGAACGGCATTCAACACTACGATAACAAGGATAACAATAGAATCTTCCCATTCGCCCAGGATACCCGAGATGATCGCCGCTCCAATCAGGATTAAGACCAGAATTTCCTTTAGCTGCCCTATAAACATGGAAAAAAGGCTGCGGGGGGGCGGCTCTTTTAAAACATTGGGGCCGTAGATCTTTAATCGTTCGTTGGCCTCCTCTTGATTCAGCCCCTGGTGCAGGTCTGAATTAAGTTCCTGGCAGACCTGATGGATCTCCATGGCATACCATTTCTTCTCTGGCAACTCATAATCCTCCTCCCAGTTTGTGTAGAGCTTTATCACTACAATAACCCTTAGCAAGTTAAAAAATGTAAATAAAAAACCTTTGTTCAGTGCAAAAAAGCACTAAACAAAGGTCTTGCTCCCAAGTTAAGCCCCTGGGACCAGGGCGGCTCTTACCGATGCGTACTGTCGCCCTGGTCAACAGGCCATAAGGCCTACGAGCTACTCCCTTTTGATTTTAATTAAATTATATACGAGAAACCCCTTGGCGTCAACCATTGGCTGAAATGCCAGTCACCAGGCCGGCACCGAGGGCCACCAAAGGGCGATTGCCCTTAGCCTCCTTAGGAAATGCCGCACCCTTCTCCTTGTTGCAGGAGTACCGGGCTTAAACCTGGATACAGGTGGCATCAAGCTTATCTTCTGGTAACCCTTCCTCCCCTATCCATCATAATATAAATTAGCGATTTTTAGGAGAGGAGGTCTATTATGACTGCCGACCAGCAAGGAAAGCGTAGTATTACTGTCCGTCCCGGCGACGAGCAGGTAGAAAAACAATCCTTTTCTTACCAGCTGGCCCGGGCCTATGTACCCTGGCAGCGTTTTACTAACAGGTGGGACCCTATGGAAGGCCTGGCCCGGGGGACGATTTTCCCCGAACTCTTCCAGCCTTACCAGCCCCGGCGGACACCTTAAAACAACCTGGCGGAGGGAGAAATGATGGATCCTCAACGCTTAAATCTGCTAAAGAAAATTATGGCCCTGGAATTTACTTGCGTAGACTTTAACCTTTACCTGGACACCCATCCCGAGGACTACCGGGCGTTAGCGGAATATAATGCCGCCAGCGAAGCCCTGCTGGCGGCAAAAAAGGAATACGAAAACCTTTACGGTCCTTTAACAAATTACGGCAGTACGCCCAGTCCCCAGGCCTGGCGCTGGATTGACGAACCCTGGCCCTGGGAAACAACTTTTTAGGCGGAGGGATTCAAAATGTGGATTTATGAAAAAAAACTGGAGTACCCTGTGCGCGTCGGTGGCCCCAACCCCCGCCTAGCCAAGGTAATCATCACCCAGTATGGCGGGCCCGACGGCGAGCTTGCTGCCTCTCTACGCTACCTCACCCAGCGCTACACCATGCCCCTCCCCCAGGCCAAGGCAGTTCTGACGGACATCGGCACGGAAGAGCTGGCCCACATGGAGATCGTGGCCACCCTGGTCTATAACCTGATAAAAGACGCTCCCCTAGAAGAAATCAAACGCGCCGGCCTGGACGGGTACTATGCCGACCACGACCGCGCCCTCTACTTTGTCAACGCCGCCGGCGCCCCCTGGACGGCCACCTACATCCAGTCCAAGGGTGACCCGGTCACCGACCTCTATGAAAATATGGCTGCCGAACAAAAGGCTCGTTCGACATACGAATACCTGATCCAGCTCTCCGACGACCCCGATGTTAGCGACACTCTCAAGTTCTTGCGCGAAAGGGAAGTCGTCCACTTCCAGCGCTTCGGCGAGACGTTAAACCTTGTATACGATTACCTGGAGCGTAAAAAGTATTATTAAAGCTAAAGCCCCGGTAAAGGGGCTTTTTTAAGTAAGTCACTTATCGGATTAGATTATAAAATGAGTTTAAAAAATTAGTGTTGGCCTTTCTTACAGAATGTGGTATCATATGGGTGAGGTGTTGTGGGTGTCGCCAGAAGTCAAGGAATGGATGGAGCAGGCCGAATACGATTTTTCCACCGCTAAAGCTATGTTCCACGCTAGAAAATACCTTTACATGATTTATATGTGCCAGTTAGCTCTAGAAAAAATCCTGAAAGCTGTCGTTGCTCTGCGAACAGATAAAACCCCTCCTAAAACGCATAAATTATTACTCCTTGTGAAGTTAGGGCAGGTTAATTTAGTAGAAGAACACCTTGAATTTTTAGGAACGTTGGATGCCATAGGTTCGGGGGCCCGTTACCCTAAAGACCTTGCTGCCGCACGAAAAACTTATTCCCGTAATGTTGCTCAAGATTATCTTGTTAAAACAAAGGAGATACTGGAATGGATAAAGAAAGACCAGATATTCAAGCAATTATAGAGCAGTTTGCTGATGCTCTAAAAAATCAAGGTATCCAGATCGACAAGATCATTCTGTTTGGCTCCCAGGCCAGAGGCGATGCTAGAGAAGATAGCGATATAGATTTACTGGTAGTATCATCCGATTTTGCTCAAATGCCCCTGTATCGCCGCTATGAAGTGCTGGGCAAAGCCCTGGCCAGGGTAATGCAGCCAATTGAACCCCTAGCCTGCACTCCTGAAGAAGTGCAGGTGGAAAAATTGAGCAAGGCTAGTTTCCTTTACGACGTCCTGGCCCGGCAAAAAACCGTAGAATACCGGCTTTAAACAAAAGCAGCAGGAACGCTTTGCCGTTCCTGCCAACAGGAGCAAGGTTTTTTACCTGTTTCTCTTTTAGTCTTGGATAACAAAATTTGAAGTCCGGCGGGCCCGACGGCGAGCTCGCTGCATCTCTACGCTACCTCACCCAGCGCTACACCATGCCCCTCCCCCAGGCCAAGGCAGTTCTGACGGACATCGGCACGGAAGAGCTGGCCCACATGGAGATTGTGGCTACCCTGGTCTATAACCTCATAAAGTAAGCGTCAAATACAACCCACCTTGGCGCAATATCCGAGTATAGGGGATAATCCTCTTCAGAACACAGGCTGAGGAGGAATTTCTTTATGACCAAAGCCGAACGGCAAGCACTATGGGAAACCCGGATAGCCGAATATAAGATGAGCGGGCAAAGCGTTAAAGAATGGTGCGCCGCCCATGAAGACGTTAGCCCCAAACAATTATGGTACTGGCTGCGGAAGTATAAAAACCAAGATGTAGTTTCCTCGGGAAAATCAAATCGGTGGTTGCCGGTAGAAGTAACCGACCAGACATCTATAGAACAGGGCCATACTTTACTGGTCAAAATAGGACCGGCCAGCATCGAGGTAAGATCCGGCTTTGATCCCGCCTTGCTTTCTCAGGTGGTTAAGGTGCTGGTAGCTTTATGCTAAACGAAGCGGGCATCGACCGGGTTTATCTCGCCTGCGGCGCAACGGATCTGCGCAAGTCCATTGATGGCCTGGCGGTGCTGGTTAAGGAAGGGTTCGAGCTGGACCCCTTCTCTTCTTGCCTTTTCGTTTTCTGTAACCGAAATAGGGATAAACTAAAGATCCTCCACTGGGAGCACAACGGCTTCTGGCTTTATTACCGCCGGCTGGAGAAGGGTAAATTCGTATGGCCTCAAGATACCACTACTTCCACCATCACCGTCACTCGCCGGGAGCTGCGCTGGCTGCTTGACGGCCTCCCCTTAAAACAGCCTAAAGCCCATCCTGAGGTAAAAGCGCGTATCATCTTGTAATAGAAGTCGTCAGGGAGAAATATTTTCACTTTGTGGTTAATTCTAGAGGAATTCGACGCGATTTGTCGAATCATTAAAGCATGAATACTGCTCAGTCTATAGATACCATGACCATAGAGGAACTGCGAGAGCGCTGTGTCCAATTGGAACAACAGGTCGCCGAACTGACCGCTAAACTGAATTGGTTTATGGAGCAGTTTCGTTTAAGCAAGAAGCGGCAATTCGGTGTTTCCAGCGAACGGACCAGGCCTTTAGAAGAAGAGCAGCTCTTGCTTTTTAATGAGGCGGAAGTGGAAGCCCGGCCGGAGGCGCCTGAACCGGCTTTAGAGACCATCACCTACCAGCGCCGTAAAACACCCAGCCGCCGGGAGATGAACCTGGAAGACCTGCCGGTAGAAGTAGTAGAGCACCGCCTGCCGGAAGAAGAACGGGTCTGTCCTGCCTGCGGCGGCCCTTTGCATGAGATGAGCACCGAGGTGCGGCAGGAACTCAAAATAATCCCGGCCCAGGTGAAAGTGGTCAAACATGTGCGCTACGTTTATTCCTGCCGCCGCTGCGAGCGGGAAGAGATAACCACTCCCGTTATCACGGCACCTATTCCGGCGCCCATACTTCCCGGCAGCCCGGTATCTCCCTCCCTCATGGCCTATATCATGACCCAGAAATACGGGGCAGGTCTGCCCCTCTACCGCCAGGAGCAGCAGTTTAAAGGTTTGGGGATTGAACTCTCTCGCCAGACAATGGCCAACTGGGTGCTGTACGGGGCAAATAAGTGGTTAGCCCTTATTTACGACCGCCTGCATGAACACCTGGTGCAAAAAGATATCCTCCATGCCGACGAGACCACCTTACAGGTGCTCCAGGAACCCGGAAGGGAAGCTGCCACCAAGTCTTACCTTTGGCTTTACCGTACCGGGCGGGATGGACCGTCAATCGTCCTTTACGACTACCAGACCACCCGGGCCGGCAAACACCCCCGCCGCTTCCTGGCGGGTTTTAAGGGTTATTTGCACGTCGACGGCTACGCCGGCTACAATGAGCTTCCAGATGTCACCCTGGTCGGCTGCTGGGCCCACGCCCGGCGCAAGTTCGACGAAGCCTTAAAGGCCCTGCCGGAAGATAAACGCAATGCAGCAGTGGCCGCCCGGGAGGGGCTGGAGTACTGCAACCGGCTCTTTGCCATAGAGCGCGAGTTGAAAGATAAAACACCAGAGGAACGATATCAAATCCGCCAGGTGCGCAGCCGACCCGTGCTGGACGCCTTTTTGGCATGGCTAAAAAACCAGAAAGCCCGGGTACTGCCCAAAAGTTCCTTTGGCCAGGCCATTTACTATTGCCTGGGCCAGTGGGATAAACTCGTAACCTTCTTGCAAGACGGGCGTCTGGAACTTGACAACAACCGCAGCGAGCGCTCCATCAAGCCCTTCGTCATCGGCCGTAAGAACTGGTTGTTTGCCAATACTCCCCGGGGTGCCAAAGCCAGCGCCATTACCTACAGCATCATAGAAACGGCCAAAGAAAACGGGTTAAATCCCTTCCACTATCTCATTTACCTCTTTGAAAAACTTCCCAACCTGGACCTCAAGGATAAAAATGCCCTGGATCAACTCCTACCGTGGTCGGAAACTTTGCCTCCTGTTTGCCGGATGAATAATTAAGCTTGTTTTAGCCCCCACCTTAGATGCAAGGTGGGGGTTATTTTACGCTTACCTCATAAAAGACGCTCCCCTGGAAGAAATAAGAAGGGCCGGCCTGGACGGCTACTATGCCGACCACGACCGCGCCCTCTACTTCGTCAACGCGGAAGGGGCTCCCTGGACAGCCACCTACATCCAGTCCAAGGGCGACCCCGTCACCGATCTCCATGAGAATATGGCCGCCGAACAGAAGGCCCGTTCCACTTACGAATACCTGATCCAGCTCTCCGACGACCCGGATGTCAGCGATACCTTGAAGTTCTTGCGCGAAAGGGAAGTCGTTCATTTCCAGCGCTTCGGATAAACGTTAAACCTGGTCCATGAGCACCTGGAGCGGAAAAAGTACTATTAAAATCAAATATGGGGGTTAGCCTCCCCCACCTACATAATGTTATAAAATACATCCTTTGTCAGGCCCTTCCGCTTTGAACGTTTTACCTACAGGACTCCCCAGTTTCTAAAGCTTCAACGATATTATTGTATATAGCCTCTGCCATCGCGATCGCTTTCTTAGCATCTTCATGGGTAGCTTCGGGCCAGTCACCAGGGTAACGGCCTTCAGTAACCCAATCGCTTAACCATTCAAGCTCTATACCAGCAAAGGCGGCCTTATCTTCATCCGGAAATAGCTCGATTAGGTACTCAAGGTCATGTTTATATGCAAACTCAATTCCTGTGCTGATCAAAAAAGCCTTCAAGCTTTTTTCCGCGCATTGTTGCGCCAAGTAACATGCCACGCCATACTCCGGCCCTTCCCTATCCGTAAAAGCCAGCCGGGCTACCCGTAAATCCCCCTTAGCTTTTTCAACCACTTGAGCGCCTCTTGTTTCCTTTCCTCAACGTTCATACATCACAACCCCTTCTTTAAGAGCGGGATGATAAACTGTCCACCAGGAGTCTTTATGTTTGTTAATGTCAGAAAGGCTGGCAACTATAACATCCTTGGGCACCTTGAATTCCCGCAGTTCTTTGCGGATTGCCACCTGCATCTGACGTTTTTTTTCCCGGGCACAGTCCATTATGACTAGGATATCTACATCGCTGTTTGGCCCTGCTTCTCCTTTAGCCCAAGAGCCGAAAACAATAATCTTTTCTGGATTAAATTTCTCTTCTATACGCTTTGCCATAGAATAAATAATTTTTTCATCCACCAGATCCATCCCCCCGGGATATTAGTTACCAGGCATTTCTTCCACTATTTTACACTAACATAATTAAACATTCAACAGACAATACCAGATAATGATTTCCCCGGGGCTTATAGTGCCTTGTTGCGATGTTATTTTATTACTGTTACTGGTTTTTCTGGTTATATATTTCTCTGAGAAATAACCTGGGCGCCTACCTTCCTACCTTGACATTACTCATCTTCTTCAAATCCATAGTCCTTAAATTTCAACGTACGATAGTTTTCCGTAACTGTTCTAATTACAATTTCCGGTAACCCTTTCGGAATTTCAGCATAAAGCCTTGGTAATCAAAATCGCCACCGGGTTGAGAGCGCTGGCATGGGCTTCCAAGCCCAGGCGCTGCAACAACTTCTCGAAGAGCGAGCCCTGGCCAGGGATACCATGGATGTCACCAAAGTTAGAGAAATAAAAGAAGAAATGGAACGGGCCGAGGCCCGGCGCCTGCAACCGCACTTCATTGCATCCTTTTTTATAGCGTGACGCCAGGTTTCCTGGACACATTTGCCAGGAATAACATATTATATAATTATGAACAGGAGGTGTTTTAAGTATGGCCTTGCAGGAACGGCAGGTAGAAAACAACTGGTATTATGTTCCTGATCCTCCGGGGTTAGCTTCCTTACGCAGCCACGGCGGCCAGTTAAGATATATCCTACCTTTCTGGTTTGGCGTAACCGAAACAGGAAGCCTCGTGGATCAAGCCGATACCGAAGGCCTAGCGGCCATCCGGCAATATAATCTCCCTGTGCTGGCCATCGTCCACAACTATTCCAGTCCCCAGTATAGACCCCTGATACACCGCTTGCTGACTACGCCAAGCTTGCGCCAGACATTGGTAAACAATATCTTAACCCTCATGTACCGCTGGGGGTTTGCCGGCGTAAATATCGATTTTGAATTTGTGCCTCCGGAGGATCGTCCCTCTTTGACAAGCTTTATGCGTCAGCTCTCCCAGGCCCTCCGTACGGCAGGCTTTTTAACCACCATTTCCGTACCGGCAGAACTGGAGGATAACCCCCGCCACCCCTTCTCGGGCGCTTTTAGTTATCCGGAACTAGGAGCACTTAGTGACCAGGTCTATATTCTAGCTTACGACGAACATTTCGCTACACCCGGCCCTATCGCTTCCATGGGTTTTGTCCGTCGGGTACTGGACTATGCTGTAAGCGTTATCCCCCGGGAAAAAATACGCCTCGGTATGGCTGTTTATGGTTACGACTGGGCTGAAGGAGCGCCTATTCCCATAACTCTCTCCCACAGCCAAGCCGTAGAACTTGCTCGCCGCGTGGGTGCCACTATCTATTATGACCAAGCGGCCCAGGAATCCACCTTTAGTTATGTAGAGGATAATATTTCCCATGTAGTATGGTTTGAAGATGTACGGAGCTTTAGCACAAAGCTAGGCCTGGTGCGGGAGTACAACCTCCCTGGCATCGGTGTCTGGCGCCTGGGCCTGGAAGACCCGCGCATCTGGGAACTGCGAGTTCTCTGAATTTCTCGCTATATAATCTGTACGGTTTCATTTTATACGGCAATATCCTCTAGAGCTTTGGTCGCACGTAGGTTTTCCTCCGGCAAAAGTCGCCGGACATACACGGTCAGGCAGAGCAGAAAGCGGGCTCGTCCTGACCGCACCTCTGGGGGTTAAGGTTTTATGGAACAGCCTGGCCCGAAAGGTGGCCCTTACGAGCCCGGTGCCACAACACCATCATAGGTGAAAAAGGGTGAAAAAGCGGCCATGAAAAACAATTAAAGCCCCGGTGGTCGGTACTACCTCACCCTCAGGCGCCTGAGCCGCCGGTTGACTTCTTCTATATCGAACGCCTCCGGGTCGAACTCCCCGCCCAGCCACTCGACCGTTTCCTCATATTCTTCATGGTCCGGATTGGATAGAATTTCGAGCATCCTTGCGTAACCCCACGATCCGCCGCAATCCTCCGGAGGGCAGGCCCGGGCGCCCTCCAGGCATATAGGATAGGGGGTTCCCTCAGCGGGTGGCAGTATCTTCTCCAGCACCAACTCGTGTTCCCAACCGTCGCCAAAGTCGTATTCGTAAAGGAACTTCATCCTGGGCCTGGTTAACACCTGCCAGAGCTTCACTCTTCTGGCGTTCACATACTCCGCATCAAACTCGGGATCGGGGTCGCAGTAGTAAGTTCCGCGGATAATGAACTGGTAAAGGTGATAGTTCCACCACCCCATCACAGCCTGCAGCACCAGGTGCAGCCGGTAAAGAGAAATGTCGCGGGTCACCTGGAACCTCCGCCATACGGGCGGATGGACATCCCTCAGTGTCACCTTGAACTGATAAACAGCCCGCCAGGGATCAACCTTTTCTTGTTTCGCCATATTCTTTCCGCACCTGCCTTATAGCATAGTTCTAGTATCTTAGCTTGCAGCGATTTGCCTGCTAACCCCTTATGCCCAGGGAGCACAACCACTTTGAAAATAGGGTTAAGGACTATTTTCGTACTAACCGGCCATGCCCGGGAGGCACAACCACCTAATGAAAATAGACTAAAGGCTATTTTCGGACTAACCGCCATGCCCCCAAAGCACAGCCAATCTCAATGGTGTGTCCAGGGCGGTGAGGAACACCACCTATTTCCCCGGCCCGGAAACCAGGCACCGGGCCTGCTTCAGCCATCTTTTAGCTTCCAGAGCATATTCTGGCCTCATAGAGTATCTTCCCCTCACTTATTATTTGCCGAATAAACGGTCGGGTTCTAGCCAGTTCGGCAAACTCCTGCGGCGTATAAACCAATAAATAAATCCACCGCTACAAGCGGTGCTACCGTGCGGTAAATTACGTCCAGCCGCACATGCTTCAATTCAGCAGGCGAGAGCTTCAGGAGTTCTTTTATCAAAGCCTCACGGGTCATGCAGACACCTCCCTGAAACCATTATAGCATTTCCATACAAGCATTCCTGTAATGAATTAAGGTAGGTGTTGCCAATAAAAAAGCCTCCTGGTAAAAAAATAATAGACTCAAAACAAACAAACCCACCAGGAGGCGAGAAACCGTATGAATGAGGTGCAAAAGAAATTGTTGCCTCTAACCGGGCGTCACTGTTTAACAACCCGCCCAAAAGCATTAATTCCAGGTTCCGATCAGTTAAAGGAGCAATTTCATTTCCCTGCTGGTTCAGAAACCGGCCGTCAGGCTGGTAACCAGTACCAGTTACCTGCAGGAAGTTGCCGGCAGTATAAATCTGGGTAGTCTATAACCTCATAAAAGACGCTCCCCTGGAAGAAATCAAACGCGCCGGCCTGGACGGCTACTATGCCGACCACGACCGCGCCCTCTACTTTGTCAACGCCGCCGGCGCCCCCTGGACGGCCACCTACATCCAGTCCAAGGGTGACCCGGTCACCGATCTCCATGAGAATATGGCCGTCGAGCAAAAGGCCCGTTCCACTTACGAATACCTGATCCAGCTCTCCGACGACCCAGATGTTAGCGACACCTTGAAGTTCTTGCGCGAAAGGGAAGTCGTCCACTTCCAGCGCTTCGGCGAGACGTTAAACCTGGTCCATGAGCACCTGGATTTGTGACGAATAGCTTCCAAGCTCATATGCCAATTCATCAATCTGCTGCAAATCCTTCTTCTCAAACTCAATATATTCCTGGACCTCTTCCCGAGAAAACTCTTTCTCCCGGTAATCTGCCTCTGTACGAGCCGCCAATAGAAACAGCAAAAGTCAGTGTAAGTGATGTGGCCATCTAACTTTGTCAGGAATTAACTAGTACGGACCTAGCGGCGGCCAAAGCAGCTGTGTAGACTTCCTTTATAGGTACACCGGCGGCCAGAGCAACCTGGCGACAAGATTCGTACTCCGGTGCTATGTTAGTGATTGCCTGACCCTCATGATCATGATAGAGCCCCCATTTTACAGCAACCGGTCCATAGGGCGTAAGCACTTCAGTAATCTGTTGCTGGCAGATCAGTTTTTGGTCGCGGCGAAAGCGTAGACCCAAGGTGCTGGAATGGCGGAATATTGCCGCCGCTACTGCAGCAAGACGGCTCTCCGGACAAAGAACTGTAAAAAGGAGGCCGGGACGACCTTTTTTCATATGTACTGGTATAAAGTACGCATCCACAGCTCCGGCACCCAAAACCTGCTCCATGAGGACAGGGAAAAACTCAGGGTTCATGTCATCAATGGTGGTTTCGAGGACCAGTATGCTATCTTCCCCTTTTCCCGCTGTGTCGCTCATTTCCCCTAAAGCCAAGCGCAAAATGTTAGGATGAGGCAACTTGGTTTTGCCCGCGCCAAAGCCAACGCTGATCAAATTCATAGGTGGAAAAGGACCAAACCTGTCAGCCAAAGTAGTAATGATAGCTGCACCAGTTGGAGTTACCACTTCCGCTTCAACTTCCGTACCGTAAACAGGATAACCCTGGAGTAGGTAAAGGGTCGCCGGCGCCGGTACAGGCAATCTGCCGTGATGGCATTCGGTCCAACCCGAACCCAGGGGTAGCGGCGATGACATAACTCGTGCAATACCCAGAAGGTGCAGACCCAGGACGGTTCCTACGATATCGATAATGGCATCGACGGCTCCTACTTCATGGAAGTGTACCTCTTCCGGACTAATGCCATGCACCTGAGCTTCAGCCTGAGCCAAGCGCCGGAAGATAGCCGTAGCCTTTTCCCGCACCGGCACAGGCAGCGGGCTGTCGTTTATTATTCTTAAAATATCTTCCAAGTGACGGTGGTGATGGTGATCTTGTACCTGCACTTGTACATCCACAGCTGTAATACCTTGATGTTTAACTTCCTTGATCTTAAGTTCCCATCCTTCTAGTGCCAAGTCTTTTAATCCAGCTATCAGTTCTTCTGGAGAAAGGCCATTGGCCAGCAAGGCTCCCAAACACATATCCCCGCTGATACCAGAAAAGCAGTCAAAATAGGCGACTTTCATCTTACTCCTCCTTTACTCCATGGTTTATAGTTATAGTTTTATGGTCATCGGAACATATGACCTCGGATAGATCGAAGAAGAGTTCCTTAAGGAGAACCGAGGTCATCCCCGGAAGCTCACACACCCTCTTCCGTAGGAGAGAGGGGTCAATACCGTACTGGGATTTGCGGGGAGGTATTGGCGGTATAGGCGGACGTATTTAAGCTTTCCTCCTTCCTCT
This Moorella sp. E308F DNA region includes the following protein-coding sequences:
- a CDS encoding calcium-translocating P-type ATPase, SERCA-type produces the protein MEIHQVCQELNSDLHQGLNQEEANERLKIYGPNVLKEPPPRSLFSMFIGQLKEILVLILIGAAIISGILGEWEDSIVILVIVVLNAVLGVYQENKAEQALKALKEMTKPAAKVIRNGMVTQVDAGELVPGDIVLLDAGDSVPADARLIEAASLRANEAALTGESVPVEKDPAMIAAGEVPVGDRKNMLFMGTIITSGRGKALVVETGMNTQLGRIAQLLQETPLEPTPLQRRLNELGKTLGMAAGFIVALVFATGLWRGEDVLEMFMTAISLAVAAVPEGLPAVVTIVLALGVTRMSQRQAVIRKLPAVETLGTATVICSDKTGTLTKNEMTVTQIYTAGNFLQVTGTGYQPDGRFLNQQGNEIAPLTDRNLELMLLGGLLNSDARLEATEKGYRVIGDPTEGALVVVAAKAGLIREEVEKTYPRLAEIPFDSARKMMTTFHHIDGSIQSFTKGAPDVLLARSTGVMTGQGIEPLTGEMRTRLLQINSQLASQGQRVLALAVRRWPEIPAGLSPDTAEQDLTFVGFYAMQDPPRPEVKEAVAVSRRAGIRTVMITGDHQETAMAIAKELGIWQQGDGVLTGAQLDQMDDQQLKEVVNRVTVYARVSPEDKLRIVAALKEHKHVVAMTGDGVNDAPALKRADIGAAMGITGTEVAKEASDMVLLDDNFATIVNAVEEGRTIYDNIRKSIQYLLSCNTGEIVAIFSAILLGLGSPLTPIQILWLNLVTDGPPALALGLEPPEKGVMDRPPRKPKEGVFAGGMGINIVWQGTMIGLLALFSYWLALSWGRTLEEAHTMAFVTMALSQLVHSFNVRSMDQSLLSIGLGSNRSLVYAFLASISLQVAVVLIPFLRGIFETAVLRTGDWAVVLSLSLVPMVAVEISKLLGKLKVGKKG
- a CDS encoding spore coat associated protein CotJA, whose translation is MTADQQGKRSITVRPGDEQVEKQSFSYQLARAYVPWQRFTNRWDPMEGLARGTIFPELFQPYQPRRTP
- a CDS encoding spore coat protein CotJB; translated protein: MDPQRLNLLKKIMALEFTCVDFNLYLDTHPEDYRALAEYNAASEALLAAKKEYENLYGPLTNYGSTPSPQAWRWIDEPWPWETTF
- a CDS encoding manganese catalase family protein, whose product is MWIYEKKLEYPVRVGGPNPRLAKVIITQYGGPDGELAASLRYLTQRYTMPLPQAKAVLTDIGTEELAHMEIVATLVYNLIKDAPLEEIKRAGLDGYYADHDRALYFVNAAGAPWTATYIQSKGDPVTDLYENMAAEQKARSTYEYLIQLSDDPDVSDTLKFLREREVVHFQRFGETLNLVYDYLERKKYY
- a CDS encoding HEPN domain-containing protein; this translates as MSPEVKEWMEQAEYDFSTAKAMFHARKYLYMIYMCQLALEKILKAVVALRTDKTPPKTHKLLLLVKLGQVNLVEEHLEFLGTLDAIGSGARYPKDLAAARKTYSRNVAQDYLVKTKEILEWIKKDQIFKQL
- a CDS encoding nucleotidyltransferase domain-containing protein, with the protein product MDKERPDIQAIIEQFADALKNQGIQIDKIILFGSQARGDAREDSDIDLLVVSSDFAQMPLYRRYEVLGKALARVMQPIEPLACTPEEVQVEKLSKASFLYDVLARQKTVEYRL
- the tnpA gene encoding IS66 family insertion sequence element accessory protein TnpA, whose amino-acid sequence is MTKAERQALWETRIAEYKMSGQSVKEWCAAHEDVSPKQLWYWLRKYKNQDVVSSGKSNRWLPVEVTDQTSIEQGHTLLVKIGPASIEVRSGFDPALLSQVVKVLVALC
- the tnpB gene encoding IS66 family insertion sequence element accessory protein TnpB (TnpB, as the term is used for proteins encoded by IS66 family insertion elements, is considered an accessory protein, since TnpC, encoded by a neighboring gene, is a DDE family transposase.); this translates as MLNEAGIDRVYLACGATDLRKSIDGLAVLVKEGFELDPFSSCLFVFCNRNRDKLKILHWEHNGFWLYYRRLEKGKFVWPQDTTTSTITVTRRELRWLLDGLPLKQPKAHPEVKARIIL
- the tnpC gene encoding IS66 family transposase; the encoded protein is MNTAQSIDTMTIEELRERCVQLEQQVAELTAKLNWFMEQFRLSKKRQFGVSSERTRPLEEEQLLLFNEAEVEARPEAPEPALETITYQRRKTPSRREMNLEDLPVEVVEHRLPEEERVCPACGGPLHEMSTEVRQELKIIPAQVKVVKHVRYVYSCRRCEREEITTPVITAPIPAPILPGSPVSPSLMAYIMTQKYGAGLPLYRQEQQFKGLGIELSRQTMANWVLYGANKWLALIYDRLHEHLVQKDILHADETTLQVLQEPGREAATKSYLWLYRTGRDGPSIVLYDYQTTRAGKHPRRFLAGFKGYLHVDGYAGYNELPDVTLVGCWAHARRKFDEALKALPEDKRNAAVAAREGLEYCNRLFAIERELKDKTPEERYQIRQVRSRPVLDAFLAWLKNQKARVLPKSSFGQAIYYCLGQWDKLVTFLQDGRLELDNNRSERSIKPFVIGRKNWLFANTPRGAKASAITYSIIETAKENGLNPFHYLIYLFEKLPNLDLKDKNALDQLLPWSETLPPVCRMNN